From a single Capsicum annuum cultivar UCD-10X-F1 chromosome 12, UCD10Xv1.1, whole genome shotgun sequence genomic region:
- the LOC107851289 gene encoding chitinase-like protein 2, translating into MVTLNIKVLGFMLIMLTVCALTNGDENESSSRPPTLVKIVKGKKMCVKDWECNKLSRFCCNLTISDFFETYQFENLFAKRNSPVAHAVGFWDYRSFIIASSLYQPLGFGTTGGKKMQMKEVASFLGHVGSKTSCGYGVATSGPLAWGLCYNKEMSPSQDYCDDYFKLTYPCSPGVQYYGRGALPIYWNYNYGKIGEALNVDLLNHPEYIEQNATLAFQAAIWQWMNPVKKGQPSAHDAFVGNWKPTKNDTLSKRVPGFGTTMNILYGDNVCNQGDVDSMNNIISHYLYFLDLMGIGREEAGPHELLTCAEQKPFNPSSVPAAAS; encoded by the exons ATGGTTACTTTAAATATAAAAGTGTTAGGATTTATGCTAATAATGCTTACAGTTTGTGCATTAACAAATGGTGATGAAAATGAATCATCATCACGGCCACCAACATTAGTGAAAATAGTAAAGGGTAAAAAAATGTGTGTTAAAGATTGGGAGTGTAATAAGTTATCAAGATTTTGTTGTAATTTGACAATTTCAGATTTTTTTGAGACATATCAGTTTGAGAATTTGTTTGCAAAGAGGAATTCACCTGTTGCTCATGCTGTTGGTTTTTGGGATTATAGATCTTTTATTATTGCTTCATCTTTGTATCAGCCTTTAGGATTTGGTACTACTGGTGGTAAAAAAATGCAGATGAAAGAAGTTGcttcttttcttggtcatgttggTAGCAAAACTTCTT GTGGTTACGGAGTCGCTACCAGTGGGCCATTGGCTTGGGGCCTTTGCTATAACAAGGAAATGAGTCCTAGTCAAGATTACTGTGATGACTACTTCAAATTAACCTACCCATGCTCTCCTGGAGTCCAATATTATGGACGTGGTGCTTTGCCTATCTACTG GAACTACAACTACGGAAAAATAGGCGAAGCACTGAATGTAGATCTGTTGAATCATCCCGAATACATTGAACAAAACGCAACCTTGGCCTTCCAAGCTGCAATATGGCAGTGGATGAACCCAGTCAAAAAGGGCCAGCCTTCAGCTCACGATGCCTTCGTTGGCAACTGGAAACCAACAAAGAACGATACACTGTCTAAACGAGTTCCTGGTTTTGGCACCACCATGAACATCCTCTACGGTGACAATGTTTGTAACCAAGGTGATGTCGACTCCATGAACAACATCATCTCACACTACTTGTATTTCCTCGACTTGATGGGCATTGGTCGGGAGGAGGCAGGACCTCACGAATTACTCACTTGCGCGGAACAAAAACCTTTCAATCCATCTTCTGTCCCAGCTGCTGCTTCTTGA
- the LOC107850123 gene encoding extensin-like, translated as MRLHGGGPAKGRRYLPQILVALAILAVANVVSADPYVYSSPPPPTYEYKSPPPPSPSPPPPYSPPPPSPSPPPPYYYMSPPPPSPSPPPPYYYHSPPPPVKSPPSPYYYSSPPPPGNDFNNLAHKKLLVMGA; from the exons ATGAGGCTTCACGGTGGCGGCCCTGCCAAGGGTCGTCGATATTTGCCACAAATTTTAGTGGCGTTGGCCATATTGGCTGTTGCTAATGTAGTGTCAGCAGACCCTTATGTGTACTCTTCTCCACCACCTCCAACGTATGAGTACAAGTCACCACCACCTCCTTCGCCATCTCCACCGCCACCTTAT TCACCTCCTCCACCGTCACCTTCTCCACCACCTCCCTACTACTACATGTCACCTCCTCCACCATCGCCTTCTCCTCCACCTCCTTACTACTACCACTCTCCACCTCCACCGGTAAAGTCTCCTCCTTCACCATATTACTACAGCTCACCTCCTCCACCA GGAAATGACTTCAATAACTTAGCTCACAAAAAGTTATTAGTTATGGGTGCTTGA